A single window of Moorena sp. SIOASIH DNA harbors:
- a CDS encoding glycosyltransferase: MSFSLFKQSRSRQNRPRRSPVITLLVDRLPRFFDRVLARLGSNHLWWLVLLLVLLSIPLITTPLTVRQQGVVAIALILVGQVVVRTEAKQSDKTVNEYFHLFLVWLSLVTTMRYLYYRFAYTLNFDTWINGFFCVLLLGAELYAILTLVLAYFQTLKIKDRETVDLANYPQDQWFSVDVYIPTYNEPVDIVRKTALAALAMDYPEDKKQVYVLDDGRKYPERRKKLKQMCEEIGCKMLIRPNNDHAKAGNINTAFKTTKGDLVLILDCDHIPAREFLIRTVGFFYNPKVSFVQTPHWFFNPDPFERNLQTKGEIPVMNELFYKVLQKGNDFWNASFFCGSAAVIRKTHALEIGGIAVETVTEDCHTAFRLHSLGYESVYYDQIMVAGLAPETFASYVGQQVRWARGMAQILRLEFPLLNWKAKHLTLGQRICYFSATSHFFYGFPRLIYAVTPTLFLLFGINPIQGLGIETLFYAFPHLLISLNANYITYKQVRFSFWNEVFEFVMSFQTGYVTLMAVINPKLGSFNVTDKGVSISKRSFDWQSVQGLLVVTALVIVALLAVPFWLLLRPEDTEAVLVNAMWCVFNSVLLIAGLLVAFEQPQQRPKHRLLRRLPVTIHTTDQSWPGETVNISESGVLIALDSWPNLPDQVDLEIVGDYGRRAFVPGQIIRKTPISDHQVHLAINFINPTQAQLDDLVLVIYSDVREWYSQKRAITDRPMGSLGFLATGLFRSFRELNTQTTTKVRKQIRATAQLYWEGKFYSGRATEMGVMSLRVELDRSTAYSDTTEQTSPLLTPEDLRRMGNDEPFVGLLLSQESTNQLPQRLLAQIVDVEDLSDQVAIELKFPDQLKQKQETKIKQLLKVL, from the coding sequence TAAACAATCGCGATCTAGGCAAAATCGCCCTCGTCGATCCCCTGTAATTACATTACTCGTTGATCGCCTGCCTCGGTTTTTTGACCGAGTCCTAGCACGGCTAGGGTCCAATCACTTGTGGTGGCTGGTTTTGCTGCTGGTGTTGCTATCCATACCCCTGATTACTACACCCCTGACAGTCAGGCAACAGGGGGTTGTAGCGATCGCACTCATCTTGGTTGGTCAAGTGGTAGTGCGCACTGAAGCCAAACAATCTGACAAAACAGTTAATGAGTATTTTCATCTGTTTTTAGTATGGCTGAGCCTGGTGACAACCATGCGCTACTTATACTATCGCTTTGCCTATACCCTAAATTTTGATACTTGGATCAACGGGTTTTTCTGTGTGCTGTTGTTGGGGGCGGAATTGTATGCAATTCTAACCCTAGTGCTAGCTTATTTTCAAACCCTAAAAATCAAAGACCGAGAAACTGTTGATCTGGCTAACTATCCTCAAGACCAATGGTTCAGTGTTGATGTTTACATTCCAACCTACAACGAACCTGTGGACATTGTCCGCAAGACAGCACTAGCCGCTCTGGCTATGGACTATCCGGAGGATAAAAAACAAGTCTATGTCTTAGATGATGGCAGAAAGTATCCAGAGCGTCGCAAAAAGTTGAAGCAGATGTGCGAAGAAATCGGCTGTAAAATGCTGATTCGACCTAACAATGATCATGCCAAGGCAGGTAATATCAACACAGCGTTTAAGACTACCAAGGGCGATCTGGTATTGATTCTGGACTGCGATCACATCCCAGCGCGAGAATTTCTGATCCGTACAGTCGGGTTTTTCTACAACCCAAAGGTATCCTTTGTGCAAACGCCCCACTGGTTCTTTAACCCCGACCCCTTTGAGCGAAATCTGCAGACTAAGGGTGAGATTCCAGTGATGAATGAACTCTTTTATAAAGTACTGCAAAAGGGCAATGACTTCTGGAATGCTTCATTTTTCTGTGGCTCAGCAGCGGTAATTCGCAAAACCCATGCGCTGGAGATTGGGGGAATTGCGGTTGAAACCGTTACAGAAGATTGTCACACGGCCTTCCGGCTCCATTCACTAGGTTATGAGTCAGTGTACTATGACCAGATTATGGTTGCTGGCTTAGCCCCTGAAACCTTTGCCTCCTATGTGGGTCAGCAAGTGCGTTGGGCAAGGGGAATGGCTCAGATTTTACGGCTAGAATTTCCCTTGTTGAACTGGAAGGCAAAACATCTGACCTTAGGCCAGCGGATTTGCTATTTTTCAGCCACCTCCCACTTCTTCTATGGCTTTCCCCGCCTGATTTACGCTGTAACTCCCACTCTGTTCCTATTGTTTGGCATCAATCCGATTCAGGGTTTGGGGATAGAAACCTTATTTTATGCCTTCCCCCATCTACTGATTAGTCTCAATGCTAACTATATCACCTACAAACAGGTTCGGTTTTCCTTCTGGAACGAGGTGTTTGAATTTGTGATGTCATTCCAGACAGGGTATGTCACTCTGATGGCGGTGATTAACCCCAAGCTAGGTTCATTTAATGTAACTGACAAGGGGGTATCGATTAGTAAGCGGAGTTTTGATTGGCAGTCAGTACAGGGCCTTTTGGTAGTGACAGCTCTAGTTATTGTTGCCTTACTAGCTGTTCCGTTTTGGCTGCTGCTCCGTCCAGAAGATACAGAGGCGGTCTTGGTTAACGCCATGTGGTGCGTCTTTAACTCGGTTCTGCTGATAGCAGGTTTGTTGGTTGCCTTTGAACAACCCCAACAACGCCCCAAACACCGCCTGCTACGACGCCTTCCGGTGACAATTCACACCACTGACCAGAGTTGGCCAGGGGAAACGGTTAATATATCAGAAAGCGGAGTTTTAATTGCTTTAGATAGCTGGCCGAACCTACCTGATCAAGTAGACCTAGAAATTGTCGGAGATTACGGCAGACGAGCCTTTGTTCCTGGACAAATTATCCGCAAGACACCGATTAGTGACCATCAAGTTCACCTTGCGATTAATTTTATCAACCCCACTCAAGCTCAGCTAGATGATTTAGTCTTAGTAATTTATTCCGATGTCAGGGAGTGGTATTCCCAGAAGCGTGCGATCACAGACCGACCCATGGGCTCCTTAGGTTTCCTAGCCACTGGTCTGTTCCGTTCCTTCCGAGAGTTGAATACCCAAACCACTACTAAGGTGCGTAAACAGATTAGGGCTACTGCTCAGCTTTATTGGGAAGGTAAGTTTTACAGTGGCAGGGCAACTGAAATGGGAGTCATGAGTTTACGGGTTGAATTAGACCGCAGCACTGCCTATTCTGACACCACGGAGCAAACTAGTCCATTGCTGACACCAGAAGATTTACGGAGAATGGGGAAC